A stretch of the Actinotalea sp. JY-7876 genome encodes the following:
- a CDS encoding HPr family phosphocarrier protein, with amino-acid sequence MPERTVTVAVPEGLHARPAALFVQLAGAQPVPVTIRKEGGTPASASSILAVMALGAKGGEDVVLAAEGEGAEGALDALEGFLTTPQH; translated from the coding sequence GTGCCCGAGCGCACCGTCACCGTCGCCGTCCCCGAGGGCCTGCACGCCCGGCCGGCCGCCCTGTTCGTCCAGCTCGCCGGCGCGCAGCCGGTCCCGGTCACCATCCGCAAGGAGGGCGGCACCCCGGCCTCCGCGTCGAGCATCCTCGCCGTCATGGCCCTCGGCGCCAAGGGTGGCGAGGACGTCGTCCTGGCCGCCGAGGGTGAGGGCGCCGAGGGGGCGCTCGACGCGCTCGAGGGGTTCCTCACGACCCCGCAGCACTGA
- a CDS encoding GntR family transcriptional regulator, producing the protein MRHSVLKYVRVRDYLRSLVTHELSVGDAIPSERVLCDRFAVSRMTVRQAVDALVVEGLLHREQGRGTFVAPSKLDLEVRLASFGEEMRRRGMVPSSRVLAVEEVPASPDIADALDLVPGEPVHYLHRVRHADGEPMAIEQTWVPTALAPSLIADGAPESIYGELRRRGIDPDWGEDTVAASEVDAQDAALLGLRPGAAVLRLARRTFAGDVACAYSRSSYRADRYVLWVPLRAPRPALTPRGEAGAAPASMAGAGRTDVHDDGGGT; encoded by the coding sequence GTGCGTCACTCCGTGCTCAAGTACGTGCGCGTGCGCGACTACCTCCGCTCCCTGGTGACCCACGAGCTCTCGGTCGGCGACGCGATCCCGTCGGAGCGGGTGCTGTGCGACCGGTTCGCCGTCTCCCGCATGACCGTGCGCCAGGCCGTCGACGCGCTCGTGGTCGAAGGGCTGCTGCACCGCGAGCAGGGGCGCGGGACGTTCGTCGCCCCCTCGAAGCTCGACCTCGAGGTGCGGCTCGCCTCGTTCGGCGAGGAGATGCGCCGACGCGGCATGGTGCCCTCGAGCCGCGTGCTCGCGGTCGAGGAGGTGCCCGCCTCGCCCGACATCGCGGACGCGCTGGACCTGGTGCCCGGGGAGCCCGTGCACTACCTGCACCGCGTCCGGCACGCCGACGGGGAGCCGATGGCGATCGAGCAGACCTGGGTCCCCACGGCGCTCGCGCCGTCGTTGATCGCGGACGGTGCTCCCGAGAGCATCTACGGCGAGCTGCGCCGGCGCGGCATCGACCCGGACTGGGGGGAGGACACGGTGGCGGCGTCGGAGGTGGACGCCCAGGACGCGGCGCTGCTGGGCCTGCGCCCGGGTGCCGCGGTGCTGCGCCTCGCCCGGCGCACGTTCGCGGGCGACGTCGCGTGCGCCTACTCGCGCTCGTCCTACCGGGCGGACCGCTACGTGCTGTGGGTGCCGCTGCGCGCGCCGCGGCCGGCCCTCACGCCGCGCGGCGAGGCCGGCGCGGCTCCCGCATCGATGGCCGGCGCGGGCAGGACCGATGTGCACGACGACGGAGGAGGAACGTGA
- a CDS encoding sugar porter family MFS transporter, translated as MTTTDSTAGAPKQEQFDTGRAVLLATVAALGGFLFGFDTAVINGAVTAIRDQFEMGAGLTGFAVSSALLGCALGAWGAGRLADRQGRIRVMLISAVLFTVSAIGSGLAVGAWDLIAWRVVGGLGVGAASVIAPAYIAEISPASIRGRLGSLQQLAIVTGIFVALLTDYFLATAAGGAAEELWLGLEAWRWMFMSEALPAVIYGILALQIPESPRYLVARGRDKEARRVLGQVLKSGIDQRLAEIKRTVSIERRSSFRDLRGPALGLLPIVWVGIALSLFQQFVGINVIFYYSSTLWRSVGFSEDDALLQTVITSVTNIVVTVVAIAIIDKVGRRLLLLVGSAGMVVSLGVLAATFAQARLVDGEPVLDGAAGVTALVAANGFVVFFGASWGPAVWVLLGEMFNNKIRASALGLAAAAQWIGNFVISTSFPALSSVGLSLAYGLYTFFALLSFFFVLRFVKETKGRELEDME; from the coding sequence GTGACGACGACCGACTCGACGGCGGGTGCGCCGAAGCAGGAGCAGTTCGACACGGGGCGGGCGGTGCTGCTCGCGACGGTCGCCGCGCTGGGCGGCTTCCTGTTCGGCTTCGACACCGCCGTCATCAACGGCGCGGTCACCGCCATCCGCGACCAGTTCGAGATGGGCGCCGGCCTCACGGGCTTCGCCGTCTCGTCGGCGCTGCTGGGCTGCGCGCTCGGCGCCTGGGGCGCCGGGCGGCTCGCCGACCGGCAGGGCCGCATCCGCGTCATGCTGATCTCGGCCGTGCTGTTCACGGTGAGCGCGATCGGGTCGGGCCTCGCCGTCGGGGCGTGGGACCTCATCGCGTGGCGCGTCGTCGGCGGCCTGGGCGTCGGGGCGGCGTCGGTCATCGCGCCCGCCTACATCGCCGAGATCTCGCCCGCCTCGATCCGTGGACGGCTGGGCTCGCTCCAGCAGCTCGCGATCGTCACCGGCATCTTCGTCGCGCTGCTGACCGACTACTTCCTGGCCACCGCCGCGGGCGGGGCCGCCGAGGAGCTGTGGCTCGGGCTCGAGGCCTGGCGCTGGATGTTCATGTCCGAGGCGCTGCCCGCGGTCATCTACGGGATCCTCGCGCTGCAGATCCCCGAGTCACCGCGCTACCTGGTCGCTCGGGGGCGGGACAAGGAGGCGCGCCGGGTGCTGGGCCAGGTGCTCAAGTCGGGCATCGACCAGCGGCTGGCGGAGATCAAGCGCACGGTCTCGATCGAGCGGCGCTCGTCGTTCCGGGACCTGCGCGGGCCCGCGCTGGGCCTGCTGCCGATCGTCTGGGTCGGTATCGCGCTGTCGCTGTTCCAGCAGTTCGTCGGGATCAACGTCATCTTCTACTACTCCTCGACGCTGTGGCGCAGCGTCGGGTTCAGCGAGGACGACGCGCTCCTGCAGACGGTCATCACGTCGGTCACGAACATCGTCGTCACGGTCGTGGCGATCGCGATCATCGACAAGGTGGGGCGCCGCCTGCTCCTGCTCGTGGGGTCGGCCGGCATGGTCGTGAGTCTCGGGGTGCTGGCCGCGACCTTCGCGCAGGCGCGGCTGGTCGACGGCGAGCCGGTGCTCGACGGCGCCGCGGGCGTGACCGCGCTGGTCGCCGCGAACGGGTTCGTGGTCTTCTTCGGCGCCTCCTGGGGGCCCGCGGTGTGGGTCCTCCTCGGCGAGATGTTCAACAACAAGATCCGTGCCAGCGCGCTGGGCCTCGCTGCGGCGGCCCAGTGGATCGGCAACTTCGTCATCTCGACGTCGTTCCCGGCGCTGTCGTCCGTCGGCCTGAGCCTGGCGTACGGCCTCTACACCTTCTTCGCGCTGCTCTCGTTCTTCTTCGTGCTGAGGTTCGTCAAGGAGACCAAGGGCCGCGAGCTCGAGGACATGGAGTAA
- a CDS encoding DNA topoisomerase IB, which yields MPRLRRVRASDPGWTRRRQGRGVIYLDDQGQRLTDPEVIARCAGLVIPPAWKDVWISPAENGHIQAMGTDDAGRRQYLYHPQWRARRDRAKHEQVLLMARRLPRARRKVTADLELPGMPRRKALALAFRLLDEAYFRAGGETYAKQNGSYGLATVRREHVRVDGETVSFTYPAKSGQERHSQVDDPVVARLVRELRDRDDANPELLAWFDEEDGAWKDVATADIQAYVKERLGPDARPKDFRTWHASVLAAAALAEAGDPPRSERARRRVVSQVVREVSDELGNTPAVCRASYIDPRLIDLWERGRTIGRRRTRAAAERALIDLLT from the coding sequence ATGCCTCGACTGCGCCGGGTCCGTGCCAGCGATCCGGGATGGACGCGGCGGCGCCAGGGCCGGGGCGTGATCTACCTCGACGACCAGGGCCAGCGCCTCACGGACCCCGAGGTGATCGCCCGGTGCGCCGGCCTGGTCATCCCCCCGGCGTGGAAGGACGTGTGGATCTCCCCGGCCGAGAACGGGCACATCCAGGCCATGGGGACGGACGACGCCGGCCGGCGCCAGTACCTCTACCACCCGCAGTGGCGCGCGCGGCGCGACCGCGCCAAGCACGAGCAGGTGCTGCTCATGGCGCGCCGGCTGCCCCGGGCCCGGCGCAAGGTCACGGCCGACCTGGAGCTGCCGGGGATGCCGCGGCGCAAGGCGCTGGCGCTGGCGTTCCGCCTGCTCGACGAGGCGTACTTCCGCGCCGGTGGCGAGACGTACGCCAAGCAGAACGGCAGCTACGGCCTCGCGACCGTCCGGCGAGAGCACGTGCGGGTGGACGGCGAGACGGTGAGCTTCACCTACCCCGCCAAGTCGGGCCAGGAGCGGCACAGCCAGGTCGACGACCCGGTCGTGGCACGCCTGGTGCGCGAGCTGCGTGACCGCGACGACGCCAACCCCGAGCTGCTGGCGTGGTTCGACGAGGAGGACGGCGCCTGGAAGGACGTCGCCACCGCGGACATCCAGGCGTACGTCAAGGAGCGGCTCGGGCCGGACGCGCGTCCCAAGGACTTCCGGACGTGGCACGCGAGCGTCCTCGCGGCCGCGGCCCTCGCCGAGGCCGGGGACCCGCCGCGGAGCGAGCGCGCCCGTCGGCGCGTCGTCTCGCAGGTCGTGCGCGAGGTCTCCGACGAGCTCGGCAACACACCGGCGGTCTGCCGGGCCTCGTACATCGACCCGCGCCTGATCGACCTGTGGGAGCGCGGGCGCACGATCGGGCGGCGTCGCACGCGGGCCGCGGCCGAGCGCGCCCTCATCGACCTGCTGACCTGA
- a CDS encoding acyl-CoA thioesterase II: protein MPDPTRMPVVTPDPLATVLDVLELDEVDENTFTGGSLPKPGGRVFGGQVLAQTLLAAARTVDPERLPHSIHGYFLRAGDVTQPITFQVERLRDGRSFSARRTHALQGGVPILSMTTSFQVEQGGVEHADVPPHDVPEPDSVPSAMDLLAAVDHPVAAFWTQASAFDLRHVEGSIYLDPADQVTDRQMVWMRARGPLPQDQVLHRALLAYACDQVMLEPLLRRHGASWATRDLSIASLDHAMWWHRPVSVDEWLLYVQSAPSAQGGRGLGAARVYTRDGSLVATIAQEGMVRLPG from the coding sequence ATGCCCGACCCCACCCGCATGCCTGTCGTGACGCCGGACCCGCTCGCCACCGTGCTGGACGTCCTCGAGCTCGACGAGGTCGACGAGAACACCTTCACCGGCGGCAGCCTGCCCAAGCCGGGCGGCCGCGTCTTCGGTGGCCAGGTGCTCGCCCAGACGCTGCTGGCGGCGGCGCGCACCGTCGACCCCGAGCGGCTCCCCCACTCGATCCACGGGTACTTCCTGCGCGCGGGCGACGTGACGCAGCCGATCACGTTCCAGGTCGAGCGGCTGCGCGACGGCCGCTCCTTCAGCGCGCGCCGCACGCACGCGCTGCAGGGCGGCGTGCCGATCCTGTCGATGACGACGTCGTTCCAGGTCGAGCAGGGCGGTGTCGAGCACGCCGACGTCCCGCCCCATGACGTGCCCGAGCCCGACTCGGTGCCCAGCGCGATGGACCTCCTGGCCGCCGTCGACCACCCCGTCGCGGCGTTCTGGACCCAGGCGAGCGCGTTCGACCTGCGGCACGTCGAGGGCTCGATCTACCTCGACCCGGCCGATCAGGTCACCGACCGGCAGATGGTCTGGATGCGCGCGCGGGGGCCGCTGCCGCAGGACCAGGTGCTGCACCGCGCGCTGCTGGCCTACGCGTGCGACCAGGTCATGCTCGAGCCGCTGCTGCGCCGGCACGGCGCGAGCTGGGCGACGCGTGACCTGTCGATCGCGAGCCTCGACCACGCGATGTGGTGGCACCGGCCGGTGAGCGTGGACGAGTGGCTGCTGTACGTCCAGTCCGCGCCCTCGGCGCAGGGCGGGCGCGGCCTCGGGGCCGCCCGGGTCTACACGCGCGACGGGTCGCTGGTCGCGACGATCGCCCAGGAGGGCATGGTCCGGCTGCCCGGCTGA
- a CDS encoding globin — protein sequence MTDSFHASVGGSETFRRLVAAFYEGVAEDPLLRPMYPETDLGPAADRLQLFLEQYWGGPTTYSDTRGHPRLRMRHHPYRVNPAARDAWLRHMRTALDSLALPPLQHATLWDYLERAAHAMVNTFED from the coding sequence CTGACCGACTCGTTCCACGCCTCGGTCGGGGGCAGCGAGACCTTCCGCCGCCTCGTCGCCGCGTTCTACGAGGGCGTCGCGGAGGACCCGCTGCTGCGCCCGATGTACCCCGAGACCGACCTGGGCCCGGCCGCGGACCGCCTCCAGCTGTTCCTCGAGCAGTACTGGGGCGGGCCCACCACCTACAGCGACACCCGGGGCCACCCGCGCCTGCGGATGCGTCACCACCCCTACCGCGTCAACCCGGCCGCGCGCGACGCCTGGCTGCGCCACATGCGCACCGCGCTCGACTCGCTCGCGCTGCCGCCGTTGCAGCACGCCACCCTGTGGGACTACCTCGAGCGCGCCGCGCACGCGATGGTCAACACGTTCGAGGACTGA
- a CDS encoding PTS transporter subunit EIIC: MTATTATEAREKRQIPGLAQLQRIGRSLMLPIASLPAAALLLRLGQPDMLGADGLAGAWGDWLLPVAAVLAAAGGALMDNLPVIFALGVAIGYARKSDGSTGLAALIGYLVFKGVSTAMSPFVLGAPAEGEEQELINYGVLGGIVIGLVAALLYQRFYRIKLPAYLAFFGGRRFVPIVTAFAAILVAVVGAFLYRGFDAVLGGVSDWVTGSAVLGGFVFGTLNRLLVPLGLHHILNSVPWFQFGEYENAAGTVVNGDIPRFLAGDPTAGIFQAGFFPIMMFALPAAALAIVHTAKPGKRKVIAGIMGSAALVAFVTGVTEPLEFAFVYVAYPLYVIHAILTGTSLALVNALDVRSGFGFSAGAIDYLLNFRIAEQPLLLVVIGLAYAVIYYVLFRFVITKWNLRTPGREDDDAGDQSTVLVDQPAGEPVPAVASSSTSGTTSSTSGTTTTQRPGTTQA; this comes from the coding sequence ATGACCGCCACCACCGCCACCGAGGCCCGCGAGAAGCGGCAGATCCCCGGACTCGCCCAGCTCCAACGCATCGGCCGCTCGCTCATGCTGCCGATCGCCTCCCTGCCGGCCGCGGCGCTGCTCCTGCGGCTCGGCCAGCCCGACATGCTCGGTGCCGACGGGCTCGCCGGCGCGTGGGGCGACTGGCTCCTGCCGGTCGCCGCCGTGCTCGCCGCGGCCGGTGGTGCCCTCATGGACAACCTGCCGGTGATCTTCGCGCTCGGCGTCGCGATCGGGTACGCCCGCAAGTCCGACGGCTCGACGGGTCTGGCCGCGCTCATCGGCTACCTCGTGTTCAAGGGCGTCTCCACCGCGATGTCGCCCTTCGTGCTCGGCGCGCCGGCCGAGGGCGAGGAGCAGGAGCTCATCAACTACGGCGTGCTCGGCGGCATCGTCATCGGCCTCGTCGCCGCGCTGCTCTACCAGCGCTTCTACCGGATCAAGCTGCCGGCCTACCTCGCGTTCTTCGGCGGCCGCCGCTTCGTGCCCATCGTCACGGCCTTCGCGGCGATCCTCGTCGCGGTCGTCGGTGCGTTCCTCTACCGCGGCTTCGACGCCGTGCTCGGCGGCGTCAGCGACTGGGTCACCGGCTCCGCGGTGCTCGGCGGCTTCGTCTTCGGCACGCTCAACCGCCTGCTCGTCCCGCTGGGCCTGCACCACATCCTCAACTCGGTGCCGTGGTTCCAGTTCGGCGAGTACGAGAACGCGGCGGGCACCGTCGTCAACGGCGACATCCCGCGCTTCCTCGCGGGCGACCCCACCGCCGGCATCTTCCAGGCCGGCTTCTTCCCGATCATGATGTTCGCCCTCCCGGCGGCCGCGCTCGCCATCGTCCACACGGCGAAGCCGGGCAAGCGCAAGGTCATCGCGGGCATCATGGGCTCCGCCGCGCTCGTCGCGTTCGTCACGGGCGTCACCGAGCCGCTCGAGTTCGCGTTCGTCTACGTGGCGTACCCGCTGTACGTCATCCACGCGATCCTCACGGGTACCTCGCTCGCGCTCGTCAACGCGCTGGACGTGCGCTCCGGCTTCGGGTTCTCGGCCGGTGCGATCGACTACCTGCTGAACTTCCGCATCGCCGAGCAGCCGCTCCTGCTCGTCGTCATCGGCCTGGCCTACGCGGTCATCTACTACGTGCTGTTCCGGTTCGTCATCACGAAGTGGAACCTGCGCACCCCGGGCCGTGAGGACGACGACGCCGGCGACCAGAGCACCGTCCTGGTCGACCAGCCGGCCGGCGAGCCGGTCCCCGCGGTCGCGAGCAGCTCGACGTCGGGCACGACGTCGAGCACGTCGGGCACCACCACGACGCAGCGGCCCGGCACCACGCAGGCCTGA